One genomic region from Gossypium hirsutum isolate 1008001.06 chromosome D13, Gossypium_hirsutum_v2.1, whole genome shotgun sequence encodes:
- the LOC107888318 gene encoding E3 ubiquitin-protein ligase RFI2 gives MGLGSNGGEDVVVDDSDGGGGGGDGGDGVDCENGGKSFGSVSCSICLETVTDNGDRSWAKLQCGHQFHLDCIGSAFNVKGAMQCPNCRKIEKGQWLYANGCRSYPELNVDDLTHDEDLYDLSYSEMSFGVHWCPFGSLARLPSFEVGEFSSTSYHELLGQQAIFAEHSASAAHPCPYVAYFGPTVHPSSSNSGGSVSDSSSFNGHWNGPSVPSEMPTSYAFPAMDLHYHSWEHQSTPFSTFSSRIGSSDQPSNPPINQRFTRSSSDTPRSASFMHPLVVGHSSGARAGSSVALSLIPPYPGSNARARDRVQALQAYYQQHPSNSPTIRTPIVSGSRRSSGHRNHAQAGPAASSSDQVGGFYFIPSGTSGRNFQEAENPLSTRFHPWERDHLSPFSLNQVDRESGWNTFHQSATGAPDPGIRSSSFRQRYGSERMQSQNHS, from the exons ATGGGATTAGGGAGTAATGGTGGGGAGGATGTGGTGGTGGACGACAGTGAtggaggaggtggtggtggtgatgGAGGCGATGGTGTTGATTGCGAAAATGGAGGGAAGTCTTTCGGCTCGGTTTCATGCTCGATTTGCCTCGAAACGGTTACTGATAATGGGGATCGGTCGTGGGCTAAGCTTCAATGTGGGCATCAATTTCATTTGG ACTGCATTGGTTCAGCATTCAACGTAAAGGGTGCGATGCAATGCCCTAATTGCAGGAAAATTGAGAAAGGTCAATGGCTTTATGCCAATGGTTGCCGTTCATATCCAGAACTTAACGTGGATGATTTGACACATGATGAGGACCTTTATGATCTAAGTTACTCTGAAATG TCATTTGGAGTTCACTGGTGTCCATTTGGAAGCTTAGCACGACTTCCTTCATTCGA GGTAGGAGAGTTTTCATCAACCTCAT ATCATGAGTTACTGGGACAGCAAGCCATCTTTGCTGAACATTCAGCATCTGCTGCTCATCCATGTCCGTATGTAGCTTACTTTGGACCAACGGTTCATCCCTCATCCTCAAATTCCGGTGGAAGTGTTTCAGATAGTTCTAGTTTCAACGGTCACTGGAATGGTCCATCAGTGCCTAGTGAGATGCCTACATCTTATGCTTTTCCTGCGATGGATCTCCATTATCATAGTTGGGAGCATCAGTCCACTCCATTCTCCACATTTAGCAGCCGAATAGGCAGTTCTGATCAACCTTCAAATCCGCCTATAAATCAAAGGTTCACCAGGAGCAGTTCTGATACACCAAGATCAGCATCTTTTATGCATCCGCTTGTTGTTGGCCACAG TTCTGGTGCAAGAGCAGGGAGTTCCGTTGCTCTGTCATTGATCCCTCCTTACCCTGGTAGCAATGCTCGGGCCCGTGATAGAGTTCAGGCTCTCCAGGCATACTATCAACAACATCCCAGCAATTCGCCAACCATACGGACACCCATTGTTTCTGGCTCCAGAAGGTCAAGCGGTCATAGAAATCATGCTCAAGCTGGACCCGCAGCCTCATCATCTGACCAAGTGGGTGGCTTCTATTTTATTCCGTCTGGTACATCAGGCCGTAACTTTCAAGAGGCAGAAAATCCTTTGTCAACTCGGTTCCATCCTTGGGAAAGAGATCATCTTTCTCCATTTTCGCTAAACCAGGTTGACAGAGAATCGGGTTGGAATACATTCCATCAATCTGCTACTGGTGCACCAGATCCCGGCATAAGATCCAGCAGTTTCCGCCAGAGGTACGGATCTGAGAGGATGCAATCACAAAATCATTCGTAG
- the LOC107888319 gene encoding serine/arginine-rich splicing factor SR30 isoform X1, whose translation MGRSSRTLYVGNLPGDTRLREVEDLFYKYGPIVDIDLKIPPRPPGYAFVEFEDPRDAEDAIRGRDGYDFDGYYLRVELAHGGRRPSSSVDRHSSYSGSSSRGPSRRTDYRVLVTGLPSSASWQDLKDHMRKAGDVCFSQVFRDRGGMTGIVDYTNYDDMKYAIRKLDDSEFRNAFSRAYIRVKKYDSRYDSRRSYSRSRSPYSRSPSRSRSYSSRSRSRSRSRSKSPRARYTSQSPSVSRSVSPCSHSVSPARSYSRSRSISRSPTPSPRSKHVSRTPPNRSPSWSRSRSLSRSRSPSVKSD comes from the exons ATGGGCCGCTCAAGCCGTACGCTCTATGTGGGCAATCTGCCCGGTGACACACGTTTGAGAGAAGTCGAAGATTTATTTTACAag TATGGGCCCATTGTTGATATTGACTTGAAGATCCCACCAAGGCCACCTGGTTATGCTTTTGTTGAG TTTGAGGATCCTCGTGATGCCGAAGATGCAATCCGTGGTCGAGATGGCTATGACTTTGATGGGTATTATTTACGG GTTGAACTTGCTCATGGTGGTCGAAGGCCGTCATCATCTGTGGATCGCCATAGCAGTTACAGTGGTAGCAGTAGCCGTGGACCTTCCAGACGCACTGACTATCGTG TTCTGGTGACTGGTTTGCCTTCTTCTGCCTCATGGCAAGACCTAAAG GATCACATGCGCAAAGCGGGGGATGTTTGTTTCTCTCAAGTGTTTCGTGATCGTGGAG GCATGACAGGGATTGTAGATTACACAAATTATGATGACATGAAATATGCT ATAAGGAAGCTTGATGACTCTGAGTTTCGGAATGCTTTTAGCCGGGCTTACATACGG gtgaAGAAATATGATTCAAGATATGATTCTAGGCGCAGCTACTCTAGAAGTCGTAGCCCGTATAGTCGAAGCCCCAGTCGTAGCCGCAGTTATAGTAGTAGGAGCAGGAGCAGGAGCAGGAGCAGGAG CAAGTCTCCTCGGGCCCGATACACCAGTCAGTCTCCATCTGTATCTAGATCGGTTTCACCATGTTCCCATTCAGTGTCACCAGCCCGCTCCTATTCAAG ATCTCGCTCCATATCCAGATCACCAACTCCATCT CCTCGCAGTAAACATGTAAGCAGAACTCCACCAAACCGCAGCCCTAGCTGGAGCCGGAGTCGCAGTTTATCTCGTTCTCGTTCACCATCG GTGAAATCTGATTGA
- the LOC107888319 gene encoding serine/arginine-rich splicing factor SR30 isoform X2, with protein sequence MGRSSRTLYVGNLPGDTRLREVEDLFYKYGPIVDIDLKIPPRPPGYAFVEFEDPRDAEDAIRGRDGYDFDGYYLRVELAHGGRRPSSSVDRHSSYSGSSSRGPSRRTDYRVLVTGLPSSASWQDLKDHMRKAGDVCFSQVFRDRGGMTGIVDYTNYDDMKYAIRKLDDSEFRNAFSRAYIRVKKYDSRYDSRRSYSRSRSPYSRSPSRSRSYSSRSRSRSRSKSPRARYTSQSPSVSRSVSPCSHSVSPARSYSRSRSISRSPTPSPRSKHVSRTPPNRSPSWSRSRSLSRSRSPSVKSD encoded by the exons ATGGGCCGCTCAAGCCGTACGCTCTATGTGGGCAATCTGCCCGGTGACACACGTTTGAGAGAAGTCGAAGATTTATTTTACAag TATGGGCCCATTGTTGATATTGACTTGAAGATCCCACCAAGGCCACCTGGTTATGCTTTTGTTGAG TTTGAGGATCCTCGTGATGCCGAAGATGCAATCCGTGGTCGAGATGGCTATGACTTTGATGGGTATTATTTACGG GTTGAACTTGCTCATGGTGGTCGAAGGCCGTCATCATCTGTGGATCGCCATAGCAGTTACAGTGGTAGCAGTAGCCGTGGACCTTCCAGACGCACTGACTATCGTG TTCTGGTGACTGGTTTGCCTTCTTCTGCCTCATGGCAAGACCTAAAG GATCACATGCGCAAAGCGGGGGATGTTTGTTTCTCTCAAGTGTTTCGTGATCGTGGAG GCATGACAGGGATTGTAGATTACACAAATTATGATGACATGAAATATGCT ATAAGGAAGCTTGATGACTCTGAGTTTCGGAATGCTTTTAGCCGGGCTTACATACGG gtgaAGAAATATGATTCAAGATATGATTCTAGGCGCAGCTACTCTAGAAGTCGTAGCCCGTATAGTCGAAGCCCCAGTCGTAGCCGCAGTTATAGTAGTAGGAGCAGGAGCAGGAGCAGG AGCAAGTCTCCTCGGGCCCGATACACCAGTCAGTCTCCATCTGTATCTAGATCGGTTTCACCATGTTCCCATTCAGTGTCACCAGCCCGCTCCTATTCAAG ATCTCGCTCCATATCCAGATCACCAACTCCATCT CCTCGCAGTAAACATGTAAGCAGAACTCCACCAAACCGCAGCCCTAGCTGGAGCCGGAGTCGCAGTTTATCTCGTTCTCGTTCACCATCG GTGAAATCTGATTGA
- the LOC107888320 gene encoding uncharacterized protein — MAESKSKFESIREWVVDHKLRTVGCLWLSGIGGSIAYNWSQPNMKPSVKIIHARLHAQALTLAALAGAAVVEYYDHRNKPKADPYAKYLPHAHKE; from the exons ATGGCGGAATCCAAGAGCAAGTTTGAATCCATAAGGGAATGGGTTGTTGATCACAAACTTAGAACTGTTG GTTGTTTGTGGCTTAGCGGGATTGGGGGTTCCATTGCTTACAATTGGTCTCAACCTAACATGAAACCCAGCGTTAAGATCATTCACGCTAG GTTGCATGcacaagcccttacattggctgcATTAGCTGGTGCTGCAGTAGTCGAATACTATGATCACAGGAACAAGCCGAAAGCCGATCCTTATGCAAAGTACCTTCCACACGCACACAAAGAGTAG
- the LOC107888322 gene encoding dormancy-associated protein homolog 3 isoform X1 translates to MGLLDQLWDDTVAGPRPDNGLGKLRKHSTFTFRSNSSKESDGGSVRSYNDETPEETTKVTRTIMIVKSPRYQSGSPPVSPAESTPPVSPFSGGSRESYRFRRRSTSDAYEKGKEGGGRSLAPPYDV, encoded by the exons ATGGGGCTACTTGACCAGTTGTGGGACGACACCGTTGCGGGTCCTCGACCCGATAATGGTCTCGGCAAGCTCCGAAAGCACTCCACTTTCACTTTCCGCTCTAACTCCTCCAAGG AATCTGATGGCGGGAGTGTGAGATCGTACAATGATGAGACGCCGGAGGAAACAACGAAAGTGACACGTACGATTATGATCGTAAAATCGCCGCGTTACCAGAGCGGATCGCCTCCGGTTTCGCCGGCCGAATCGACTCCTCCGGTATCTCCTTTTTCTG GAGGAAGCAGAGAGTCGTATCGGTTTCGGAGAAGGTCAACATCAGATGCATACGAGAAGGGGAAGGAGGGTGGAGGTAGGAGCCTTGCTCCTCCTTACGACGTGTGA
- the LOC107888322 gene encoding dormancy-associated protein homolog 3 isoform X2 — protein MGLLDQLWDDTVAGPRPDNGLGKLRKHSTFTFRSNSSKESDGGSVRSYNDETPEETTKVTRTIMIVKSPRYQSGSPPVSPAESTPPEEAESRIGFGEGQHQMHTRRGRRVEVGALLLLTTCEM, from the exons ATGGGGCTACTTGACCAGTTGTGGGACGACACCGTTGCGGGTCCTCGACCCGATAATGGTCTCGGCAAGCTCCGAAAGCACTCCACTTTCACTTTCCGCTCTAACTCCTCCAAGG AATCTGATGGCGGGAGTGTGAGATCGTACAATGATGAGACGCCGGAGGAAACAACGAAAGTGACACGTACGATTATGATCGTAAAATCGCCGCGTTACCAGAGCGGATCGCCTCCGGTTTCGCCGGCCGAATCGACTCCTCCG GAGGAAGCAGAGAGTCGTATCGGTTTCGGAGAAGGTCAACATCAGATGCATACGAGAAGGGGAAGGAGGGTGGAGGTAGGAGCCTTGCTCCTCCTTACGACGTGTGAGATGTGA
- the LOC107890159 gene encoding bidirectional sugar transporter SWEET17: MLSLVTIFGLLGNITTGLVYLAPVKTFWHIVQRGSTEEFESLPYVVKLLNGYMWVYYGVVKPNSILVATVNGFGAVLELVYVIIFLIFAPPRARAITAVLFGVLDVVLPIAAVLITQLSCNREMQITIAGFLSLLFSVLTYGSPLSIMKTVVRTKSVDYMPFLLSFILFINGLTWTVYAVLTRDWFIGIPNGSGFVLGTAQLVLYAMYWKPEKSKRTSPDDGCQTENLIAHSAPLLDKNESRAEA, encoded by the exons ATGCTTAGTTTAGTCACCATTTTTGGGTTGCTAG GGAACATAACAACAGGTCTGGTTTACCTTGCTCCAGT GAAAACGTTTTGGCACATCGTACAACGTGGATCGACCGAAGAATTCGAGAGTCTTCCGTATGTGGTGAAGCTATTAAATGGTTACATGTGGGTTTATTATGGAGTTGTGAAGCCTAATAGTATTCTGGTAGCCACTGTTAATGGCTTTGGTGCTGTCCTTGAGCTTGTATATGTCATCATCTTCCTAATCTTTGCACCTCCCAGAGCGAGA GCCATAACTGCCGTACTTTTTGGTGTTTTGGATGTGGTGTTGCCAATAGCAGCTGTTTTGATAACTCAGCTGTCCTGTAATAGAGAAATGCAGATAACTATTGCAGGCTTCTTGTCTCTGCTTTTCAGTGTACTTACCTATGGTTCACCTCTTTCTATCATG AAAACAGTAGTGAGAACAAAGAGTGTGGACTACATGCCTTTCCTCCTATCTTTCATCCTTTTCATCAATGGACTAACTTGGACTGTCTATGCTGTGCTTACTAGAGACTGGTTTATTGGA ATACCAAATGGGAGTGGATTTGTGCTTGGAACAGCTCAGTTGGTACTCTATGCAATGTACTGGAAACCTGAGAAATCCAAAAGAACTTCACCTGATGATGGATGCCAAACTGAGAACCTCATAGCCCATTCTGCTCCACTGTTAGACAAAAATGAGAGCAGAGCTGAGGCTTAA